Proteins from one uncultured Anaeromusa sp. genomic window:
- a CDS encoding aldo/keto reductase gives MMDTMQLGRTGLQISRSGFGALPIQRISFDEAKGILRRAYEAGITFFDTARMYTDSEEKIGYALSDVRSRIVIATKSHAKDKKTLLEHLETSLRNLKTDYIDIYQLHNPKELPQEADEEGLYAALVEAKKKGLIRHIGITNHSNKLALEAAVSGMYETIQFPLNTLSSEEDLQLIAACKERNMGVIAMKGLSGGLITNAATTFSFLRQYDNVVPIWGIQRMSELEEFIAMEKNPPVLDEAMWEAIHKDRSELAGDFCRGCGYCMPCPAGIEIPTQARISLLLGRAPYQPFLEDSFKEKMERINQCIECGQCKSHCPYQLDTPNLLKRELKRYQEFYEAHVR, from the coding sequence ATGATGGATACTATGCAATTGGGACGGACCGGCTTGCAGATAAGCCGGAGTGGTTTTGGCGCGCTGCCGATACAGCGAATTTCTTTTGACGAGGCCAAAGGCATTTTGCGCAGGGCCTATGAGGCAGGCATTACTTTTTTTGATACGGCGCGCATGTATACGGACAGCGAGGAAAAAATCGGCTATGCACTTTCCGATGTGCGCAGTCGGATTGTGATTGCCACCAAAAGTCATGCGAAGGATAAAAAGACCCTGCTGGAGCATTTGGAAACAAGTCTGCGCAATTTGAAGACCGACTACATTGATATTTATCAGCTGCACAATCCGAAAGAGCTGCCGCAAGAAGCGGATGAGGAAGGCTTGTACGCTGCCTTGGTGGAAGCTAAGAAAAAAGGACTGATTCGACATATCGGTATTACCAATCACAGCAATAAGCTGGCGCTGGAGGCGGCTGTTTCCGGCATGTATGAGACGATTCAGTTTCCCTTGAATACGCTGTCTTCGGAAGAGGACTTGCAGCTCATTGCCGCCTGTAAAGAGAGAAATATGGGCGTTATCGCCATGAAAGGCCTTTCGGGCGGGCTCATTACCAACGCGGCGACCACCTTTTCCTTTTTACGGCAATATGACAATGTGGTCCCCATTTGGGGGATTCAGCGGATGAGTGAATTGGAAGAATTTATTGCGATGGAAAAAAATCCGCCTGTATTGGATGAGGCCATGTGGGAGGCCATTCACAAGGATCGCAGTGAATTAGCGGGCGACTTTTGCCGAGGCTGCGGCTATTGTATGCCTTGTCCGGCGGGCATTGAGATTCCGACGCAGGCTCGCATTTCTCTGCTTCTTGGACGCGCGCCATATCAACCGTTTTTAGAAGACAGCTTCAAAGAAAAAATGGAGCGAATTAATCAGTGCATTGAGTGCGGCCAGTGTAAAAGCCATTGCCCCTATCAGCTGGATACTCCGAACTTGCTGAAACGGGAGCTGAAGCGCTACCAAGAGTTTTATGAAGCGCATGTAAGGTAA
- a CDS encoding LCP family protein translates to MSYSEEPRLTRRKPKRRIRKLRVAMLLGAIFLLVGVVFAVWNGGTSLLDVVAKNRINILVLGVDERADDVGRSDTSFVVTLDTEAKKITVLSIPRDSRVKIAGHGWDKFNHAFAFGGLPLSKSTAENLLGVSIHYTVTIDFKGFMRMIDALGGITIDVEKRMRYSDPYDDDGGLVIDLYPGVQRLSGKEAIKYVRYRDEEGDIGRVARQQKFLKALLKELASPQTVVRLPELAKEFYGAVKTDMPLSKILKLLPAVQEAASSGLATATVPGAPLWIKEVSYWQPNIAELRLKVAQIQGFTNDESYMKKSEQLAREYKQAIPADAKAEYTPTVETKAPVAEKTPPAATKTPAADAAAKKTKEAAADTKPPTEKPKSTTGASTTTTNTNSNTSGGKNP, encoded by the coding sequence ATGAGTTACAGCGAAGAACCAAGACTTACCAGAAGAAAACCCAAGAGGCGTATCCGCAAGCTGCGAGTGGCCATGCTCTTGGGAGCTATTTTTTTGCTTGTTGGAGTTGTATTTGCAGTTTGGAATGGCGGGACTTCGCTATTGGATGTAGTGGCGAAAAATCGCATAAATATTTTGGTGCTGGGCGTGGACGAGCGGGCGGATGACGTAGGACGTTCGGATACGAGTTTTGTGGTAACCTTGGATACGGAAGCCAAAAAGATAACTGTTTTATCCATTCCTCGGGATTCGCGGGTGAAGATTGCCGGACATGGTTGGGATAAATTTAATCATGCTTTTGCTTTTGGCGGACTGCCGCTTTCTAAAAGTACGGCGGAGAACTTACTGGGCGTTTCTATTCACTATACGGTTACCATTGATTTCAAAGGCTTTATGCGGATGATTGACGCCCTGGGCGGGATTACGATTGACGTAGAAAAGCGGATGCGTTACTCCGATCCCTATGATGACGACGGCGGCCTGGTAATTGACTTGTATCCAGGGGTGCAGCGTTTGAGCGGTAAAGAAGCCATCAAGTATGTGCGCTACCGCGACGAAGAAGGCGATATTGGCCGTGTAGCCAGGCAGCAGAAATTCTTGAAAGCCCTATTGAAGGAGCTGGCATCGCCGCAAACGGTGGTGCGTCTGCCGGAACTGGCAAAAGAATTTTATGGGGCTGTGAAAACCGACATGCCTTTGTCGAAAATCTTGAAACTTCTTCCGGCGGTGCAAGAAGCGGCCTCGTCTGGGTTAGCTACGGCTACGGTTCCTGGCGCGCCTCTGTGGATTAAGGAAGTCAGTTATTGGCAGCCGAATATCGCGGAGCTGCGCTTGAAAGTAGCTCAGATTCAGGGCTTTACGAACGATGAAAGTTATATGAAGAAAAGCGAGCAATTAGCGCGGGAATATAAGCAGGCGATTCCTGCAGACGCAAAGGCGGAATATACGCCGACTGTCGAGACAAAGGCGCCGGTTGCGGAAAAAACGCCACCTGCTGCTACGAAAACACCGGCAGCTGACGCTGCTGCGAAAAAGACAAAAGAAGCGGCGGCCGATACGAAGCCGCCGACAGAGAAGCCTAAGAGCACGACGGGAGCTTCGACGACCACTACAAATACGAATTCCAATACGAGCGGCGGCAAAAACCCATAA
- a CDS encoding beta-ketoacyl-ACP synthase III, with the protein MAGAGIIGLGHYAPQRIVTNKELEQRLQMPAEVILERCGIRQRHIAAPEEATSDLALQAARKALADAGVEASELNLIIVATSTSDRLSPGSAVSVQAGLGATKAAAFDLLAACSGFIYGLVMGCQLIKSGLYKKVLVIGAETVSKFVDWQDANTSILFGDGAGAAVLGEVPDGYGLLGSDLGTDGTEAEVLQIPAGGSRLPASAETVAKGLHYTAMDGQRVFIFALRTLGASVKRSLEAAGLDVADVDLLVPHQANLRIIESAVQRLQFPMEKTFINLERYGNTAAASIPIALSEMKAQGHLARDQRLALVGFGAGLTWGSCVLKWY; encoded by the coding sequence ATGGCAGGTGCGGGAATTATTGGGTTGGGACATTATGCGCCCCAAAGAATCGTGACAAATAAAGAGCTGGAGCAGCGCCTGCAAATGCCGGCGGAAGTTATTTTAGAGCGCTGCGGCATCCGTCAGCGTCATATAGCCGCGCCGGAGGAGGCTACTTCGGACTTGGCGCTGCAGGCGGCCCGCAAAGCCTTGGCGGACGCGGGGGTAGAGGCCAGCGAATTGAATTTGATCATTGTAGCGACGTCTACTTCGGATCGCCTTTCGCCGGGGTCTGCGGTCTCCGTACAGGCGGGCCTTGGCGCAACGAAAGCAGCGGCGTTTGATTTGTTGGCGGCTTGTTCCGGTTTTATATATGGTTTGGTGATGGGCTGCCAGTTGATTAAAAGCGGCTTATATAAAAAGGTGCTGGTCATTGGCGCGGAGACGGTGTCGAAATTTGTCGATTGGCAGGATGCGAACACGTCTATCTTGTTTGGCGATGGAGCCGGAGCGGCGGTTTTGGGCGAAGTTCCAGACGGCTATGGCCTTTTGGGTTCGGATTTAGGCACGGATGGAACTGAAGCGGAAGTGCTGCAGATTCCAGCAGGAGGCAGCCGGTTGCCGGCGTCGGCGGAAACCGTTGCTAAAGGCCTGCATTATACAGCAATGGACGGGCAGCGCGTGTTTATTTTTGCGCTGCGGACGTTGGGGGCTTCGGTGAAGCGGTCCTTGGAGGCTGCCGGGTTGGACGTGGCGGATGTGGATCTCTTAGTACCGCATCAAGCGAACTTGCGCATTATTGAATCAGCAGTGCAGCGTTTGCAATTTCCCATGGAGAAAACCTTTATCAATCTAGAGCGCTATGGCAATACCGCTGCCGCCTCTATTCCGATTGCCCTTAGCGAAATGAAAGCCCAGGGCCACTTGGCGCGAGATCAGCGCCTGGCTCTTGTGGGCTTTGGCGCGGGTCTTACGTGGGGTTCGTGCGTGCTGAAATGGTATTAG